A genome region from Oncorhynchus masou masou isolate Uvic2021 chromosome 14, UVic_Omas_1.1, whole genome shotgun sequence includes the following:
- the LOC135554504 gene encoding pyridoxal-dependent decarboxylase domain-containing protein 1-like isoform X1: MMVDPTLAEMGKNLNEAMKILEDGRKASDPDADRRQFSRSSIPGPLQGDGQDVASILQLVQNLMHEDEEEDKPSHRRMQNVGEQGHMALLGHSLAAYISVLDRERLRKLITRIASDTTLWLCRLFRYESGSAYYHEDDREGLLKVCRLVINTRYEDYSTEGYNVLNSRQPVIYQSATCRPGLGQHLCSQLGLPLSSLCTVPCNTMFGSQHQMDIALLDKLIREDVETGKLPLLLIANAGTPGAGHTDKLGRLKELCEQYGMWLHIEGVNLATLALWEVSSPVMAATRSDSMTLTLGPWLGLPAVPAVTLYRHEDPALSLAAGLTSSQPVEKLRALPLWLSLQYLGHDGIVEKIRHAVELSQQLLEKLKTLASIKTSVEDELNSPVVVFRFSQETSAESSGGSMEGYFAGEREVLDSLNRWLCERLAQLVPASGVDIVELEDEGTCVRFTPLMTAAALGTQRCDVDLLVERLTELVPVLNCTLRLRLDFREEVYRHSALSYIEDLNWPGLGAVRYEPRIEELNDSKRQLEVEKINSELLVKLGELDADIIFSTGLEFGPEKDCIFIGMATEDLDVAELVDTIAALGRDIEENGRLLENMTEVVRKGIQEAELQLQKDNQDKLMEEGLLRQIPLVGSVLNWFSPFQSTVKGRTFNLAAGSLDSTEPTYSMKAQTGGLASPETPTSSAKRLLGQRLFRREGAGGSDSHSETSSVGQGEDLSRERFPQPTIPTPPSPVPDEAVSVVPESPETPQRPPTQENGEVGTQEGEEEERAPEGQEAPVEEAPVEETGR; encoded by the exons ATGATGGTCGACCCCACACTCGCTGAAATGGGCAAGAACCTCAACGAGGCCATGAAGATCTTGGAGGATGGCCGAAA GGCATCAGATCCGGATGCAGATAGACGACAGTTCAGCAGGAGTAGTATCCCTGGACCCCTACAGGGGGA TGGGCAGGATGTGGCCAGTATACTCCAGCTGGTCCAGAATCTCATGcatgaagatgaggaggaagacAAGCCAAGCCATCG CAGGATGCAGAATGTCGGAGAGCAGGGTCACATGGCGTTGCTAGGACACAGCCTAGCAGCCTACATCTCAGTGCTGGACAGGGAGAGACTCAGGAAGCTGATCACACGCATCGCATCTGACACAACACTCTGGCTCTGCAGACTCTTCAG GTATGAGAGTGGCTCAGCATACTACCATGAAGATGACAGAGAGGGCCTGCTGAAGGTGTGTCGCCTGGTCATCAACACCCGTTATGAGGACTACTCCACAGAGGGCTACAACGTGCTCAACTCCAGACAGCCTGTCATTTACCAGAGCGCCACCTGCAGGCCTGGCCTGGGACAGCACCTCTGCAGCCAA CTGGGTCTGCCTCTGTCCAGCCTGTGCACCGTCCCCTGTAACACCATGTTTGGATCCCAGCACCAAATG GACATTGCGTTGCTGGACAAGCTGATTAGAGAGGATGTGGAGACTGGGAAGCTTCCATTGCTGTTGATTGCCAATGCTG GCACCCCTGGGGCGGGACACACAGACAAGCTGGGCCGTCTAAAGGAGCTGTGTGAACAGTATGGCATGTGGCTCCACATAGAAGG GGTCAACTTGGCCACCCTGGCTCTGTGGGAGGTCTCATCCCCCGTTATG GCAGCCACCAGGAGTGACAGTATGACCCTGACCCTGGGTCCGTGGCTGGGCCTGCCTGCTGTCCCAGCTGTCACCCTCTACAGACACGAGGACCCAGCCCTG TCTCTGGCAGCTGGTTTGACCTCCAGTCAGCCAGTAGAGAAGCTGCGTGCCCTGCCTCTCTGGCTCTCCCTGCAGTACCTGGGCCATGATGGGATAGTGGAGAAGATTAGACACGCTGTAGAGCTC AGCCAACAGCTTCTGGAGAAACTGAAGACTCTGGCTTCCATAAAGACTTCA GTGGAGGATGAGCTCAACTCTCCAGTAGTAGTGTTCAGGTTCTCCCAGGAGACCAGTGCAG AATCCAGTGGTGGTTCTATGGAGGGCTACtttgctggagagagagaagtgctAGATTCCCTCAACAGATGG CTGTGTGAGCGGTTGGCACAGCTGGTGCCCGCCAGCGGGGTAGACATAGTGGAGTTGGAGGACGAGGGCACCTGTGTCCGCTTCACCCCTCTTATGACCGccgcag CCCTGGGGACCCAGAGGTGTGACGTGGATCTGCTGGTGGAGCGGTTGACTGAGCTGGTTCCTGTGCTGAACTGTACGCTGCGTCTCAGACTGGACTTCAGAGAGGAGGTGTACCGCCACTCTGCCCTCAGTTACATAGAGGACCTCAACTGGCCTGGCCTGGGAGCCGTCAG GTATGAGCCGAGGATTGAGGAGCTGAACGACAGTAAGAGACAGCTGGAGGTGGAGAAGATCAACAGTGAGCTGCTGGTGAAACTAGGGGAACTGGATGCAGACATCATCTTCTCCACCG GCCTGGAGTTCGGACCCGAGAAGGACTGCATATTTATTGGCATGGCAACAGAGGACCTAGACGTGGCAGAGCTAGTGGATACGATAGCCGCCCTGGGGAGGGACATAGAGGAGAACGGCAGG CTATTAGAGAACATGACAGAGGTGGTGAGGAAAGGCATCCAGGAGGCAGAGCTCCAGCTCCAAAAAGACAATCAGGACAAACtcatggaggag GGTTTGTTGAGACAGATTCCTCTGGTCGGCTCCGTGTTGAACTGGTTCTCTCCGTTCCAGAGCACTGTGAAGGGCAGAACCTTTAACCTGGCTGCAG GTTCCCTGGACTCCACAGAGCCCACCTACTCCATGAAAGCCCAGACAGGTGGGCTGGCGTCGCCAGAAACCCCTACCTCCTCTGCCAAGAGACTGCTAG gacagaggctgttccGGCGCGAGGGTGCAGGTGGTTCTGACTCCCACAGTGAGACCAGCTCCGTGGGCCAGGGTGAGGATCTCTCCAGGGAGAGGTTCCCACAACCCACCATACCCACCCCACCTTCCCCTGTCCCAGACGAGGCGGTTTCCGTGGTCCCTGAGAGCCCAGAGACCCCCCAGAGACCCCCCACGCAGGAGAACGGTGAGGTGGGTACACaggaaggggaagaggaggagagagcgccTGAGGGCCAGGAGGCACCAGTAGAGGAGGCACCAGTGGAGGAGACAGGCAGATAG
- the LOC135554504 gene encoding pyridoxal-dependent decarboxylase domain-containing protein 1-like isoform X2 translates to MMVDPTLAEMGKNLNEAMKILEDGRKASDPDADRRQFSRSSIPGPLQGDGQDVASILQLVQNLMHEDEEEDKPSHRMQNVGEQGHMALLGHSLAAYISVLDRERLRKLITRIASDTTLWLCRLFRYESGSAYYHEDDREGLLKVCRLVINTRYEDYSTEGYNVLNSRQPVIYQSATCRPGLGQHLCSQLGLPLSSLCTVPCNTMFGSQHQMDIALLDKLIREDVETGKLPLLLIANAGTPGAGHTDKLGRLKELCEQYGMWLHIEGVNLATLALWEVSSPVMAATRSDSMTLTLGPWLGLPAVPAVTLYRHEDPALSLAAGLTSSQPVEKLRALPLWLSLQYLGHDGIVEKIRHAVELSQQLLEKLKTLASIKTSVEDELNSPVVVFRFSQETSAESSGGSMEGYFAGEREVLDSLNRWLCERLAQLVPASGVDIVELEDEGTCVRFTPLMTAAALGTQRCDVDLLVERLTELVPVLNCTLRLRLDFREEVYRHSALSYIEDLNWPGLGAVRYEPRIEELNDSKRQLEVEKINSELLVKLGELDADIIFSTGLEFGPEKDCIFIGMATEDLDVAELVDTIAALGRDIEENGRLLENMTEVVRKGIQEAELQLQKDNQDKLMEEGLLRQIPLVGSVLNWFSPFQSTVKGRTFNLAAGSLDSTEPTYSMKAQTGGLASPETPTSSAKRLLGQRLFRREGAGGSDSHSETSSVGQGEDLSRERFPQPTIPTPPSPVPDEAVSVVPESPETPQRPPTQENGEVGTQEGEEEERAPEGQEAPVEEAPVEETGR, encoded by the exons ATGATGGTCGACCCCACACTCGCTGAAATGGGCAAGAACCTCAACGAGGCCATGAAGATCTTGGAGGATGGCCGAAA GGCATCAGATCCGGATGCAGATAGACGACAGTTCAGCAGGAGTAGTATCCCTGGACCCCTACAGGGGGA TGGGCAGGATGTGGCCAGTATACTCCAGCTGGTCCAGAATCTCATGcatgaagatgaggaggaagacAAGCCAAGCCATCG GATGCAGAATGTCGGAGAGCAGGGTCACATGGCGTTGCTAGGACACAGCCTAGCAGCCTACATCTCAGTGCTGGACAGGGAGAGACTCAGGAAGCTGATCACACGCATCGCATCTGACACAACACTCTGGCTCTGCAGACTCTTCAG GTATGAGAGTGGCTCAGCATACTACCATGAAGATGACAGAGAGGGCCTGCTGAAGGTGTGTCGCCTGGTCATCAACACCCGTTATGAGGACTACTCCACAGAGGGCTACAACGTGCTCAACTCCAGACAGCCTGTCATTTACCAGAGCGCCACCTGCAGGCCTGGCCTGGGACAGCACCTCTGCAGCCAA CTGGGTCTGCCTCTGTCCAGCCTGTGCACCGTCCCCTGTAACACCATGTTTGGATCCCAGCACCAAATG GACATTGCGTTGCTGGACAAGCTGATTAGAGAGGATGTGGAGACTGGGAAGCTTCCATTGCTGTTGATTGCCAATGCTG GCACCCCTGGGGCGGGACACACAGACAAGCTGGGCCGTCTAAAGGAGCTGTGTGAACAGTATGGCATGTGGCTCCACATAGAAGG GGTCAACTTGGCCACCCTGGCTCTGTGGGAGGTCTCATCCCCCGTTATG GCAGCCACCAGGAGTGACAGTATGACCCTGACCCTGGGTCCGTGGCTGGGCCTGCCTGCTGTCCCAGCTGTCACCCTCTACAGACACGAGGACCCAGCCCTG TCTCTGGCAGCTGGTTTGACCTCCAGTCAGCCAGTAGAGAAGCTGCGTGCCCTGCCTCTCTGGCTCTCCCTGCAGTACCTGGGCCATGATGGGATAGTGGAGAAGATTAGACACGCTGTAGAGCTC AGCCAACAGCTTCTGGAGAAACTGAAGACTCTGGCTTCCATAAAGACTTCA GTGGAGGATGAGCTCAACTCTCCAGTAGTAGTGTTCAGGTTCTCCCAGGAGACCAGTGCAG AATCCAGTGGTGGTTCTATGGAGGGCTACtttgctggagagagagaagtgctAGATTCCCTCAACAGATGG CTGTGTGAGCGGTTGGCACAGCTGGTGCCCGCCAGCGGGGTAGACATAGTGGAGTTGGAGGACGAGGGCACCTGTGTCCGCTTCACCCCTCTTATGACCGccgcag CCCTGGGGACCCAGAGGTGTGACGTGGATCTGCTGGTGGAGCGGTTGACTGAGCTGGTTCCTGTGCTGAACTGTACGCTGCGTCTCAGACTGGACTTCAGAGAGGAGGTGTACCGCCACTCTGCCCTCAGTTACATAGAGGACCTCAACTGGCCTGGCCTGGGAGCCGTCAG GTATGAGCCGAGGATTGAGGAGCTGAACGACAGTAAGAGACAGCTGGAGGTGGAGAAGATCAACAGTGAGCTGCTGGTGAAACTAGGGGAACTGGATGCAGACATCATCTTCTCCACCG GCCTGGAGTTCGGACCCGAGAAGGACTGCATATTTATTGGCATGGCAACAGAGGACCTAGACGTGGCAGAGCTAGTGGATACGATAGCCGCCCTGGGGAGGGACATAGAGGAGAACGGCAGG CTATTAGAGAACATGACAGAGGTGGTGAGGAAAGGCATCCAGGAGGCAGAGCTCCAGCTCCAAAAAGACAATCAGGACAAACtcatggaggag GGTTTGTTGAGACAGATTCCTCTGGTCGGCTCCGTGTTGAACTGGTTCTCTCCGTTCCAGAGCACTGTGAAGGGCAGAACCTTTAACCTGGCTGCAG GTTCCCTGGACTCCACAGAGCCCACCTACTCCATGAAAGCCCAGACAGGTGGGCTGGCGTCGCCAGAAACCCCTACCTCCTCTGCCAAGAGACTGCTAG gacagaggctgttccGGCGCGAGGGTGCAGGTGGTTCTGACTCCCACAGTGAGACCAGCTCCGTGGGCCAGGGTGAGGATCTCTCCAGGGAGAGGTTCCCACAACCCACCATACCCACCCCACCTTCCCCTGTCCCAGACGAGGCGGTTTCCGTGGTCCCTGAGAGCCCAGAGACCCCCCAGAGACCCCCCACGCAGGAGAACGGTGAGGTGGGTACACaggaaggggaagaggaggagagagcgccTGAGGGCCAGGAGGCACCAGTAGAGGAGGCACCAGTGGAGGAGACAGGCAGATAG